One genomic window of Magnolia sinica isolate HGM2019 chromosome 3, MsV1, whole genome shotgun sequence includes the following:
- the LOC131240529 gene encoding probable leucine-rich repeat receptor-like protein kinase At1g35710 — MKPLLLIFLYLFSLSLHTTTTSSASAATEAEALIKWKTSLTFHSLNSWSIANTTHLCRWIGIRCDNKSSTVLEINLPKSSLTGMLDEFDFASLPNLTRLDLNLNNLHGVIPSNISALSKLTYLDLSSNNFSGQVPPGIGTLSELLELHLFNNILTSPIPHQLLSLQKLRHLDLGSNYLEPPDASKVPNMPSLTHLLLDDNKMASEFPPFILSCRNLTFLSLSRNHLTGNIPSELGFCTNLAFLDLSFNNLTGILPPSLSNLTKISQLGISSNKLSGEISPYLITNWTELVSLQLQINELNGRIPPEIGGLSKLKILYLYQNKLSGPIPHEVGNLKNLLNLDLSENTITGQIPPNLGNLQQLNSLVLFSNNLRGNFPPEIGNITSLRVLDLTNNQLQGELPKNISFLKNLQLFYIHDNNFSGSIPEDFGQNSVLVNVSFANNFSGKLPPSICRGLSLVYFTVNRNKFSGPLPDCLRNCSDLVRVRLERNRFTGDISKAFGVHPKLVYIDLTGNQFTGELSPDWGECSALTKLHIAENRISGRIPRELRNLSQLQDLSLSSNRLTGTIPPELGNLSMLFKLNLSNNQILGNIPSKIADLSELRDLDLSANMITGSIPENLGNFIRLINLNLSHNRLSGEIPFQLGNLVSLQLLLDLSSNLLSGAIPQSLGKLTSLEKLNLSRNNLWGRIPSALSGMISLQSVDLSYNKLAGPIPATQAFQNASSDAFIGNSGLCGNDAKGLPPCSTTSTGSRKQKNQKKIIILVAVPVAAITLLATAILVLLLLNRKPVQSMAEIESPNEETTQVSIWEREGRFNFNDIVKSTNHFDERYCIGRGGFGSVYKAELPTGQIVAVKRLHMSDSGDIPAYNMRSFENEIRALTEIRHRNIVKLYGFCSSNERMYLVYEYVEKGSLGKVLYGEEGSGKLDWVTRVKVIQGLANALSYLHHDCSPAIVHRDISVNNVLLEAGYEPRVSDFGTARLLRADSSNWTTAAGSYGYMAPELAYTMKVREKCDVYSFGVVALEVLMGAHPGELITSLSSSSTSSSGQAVILKDVLDQRLPPPTGQLAEEVVFTVKMALACTKADPESRPAMRLVAQEMSARTQAYLSEPFRNITLSELASLHK, encoded by the exons ATGAAACCACTTCTTCTCATTTTTCTCtaccttttctctctttccttgcaCACAACAACAACATCATCAGCATCAGCTGCAACAGAAGCAGAAGCTCTCATCAAATGGAAAACCAGCCTAACGTTCCATTCTCTCAATTCATGGTCCATTGCCAACACCACCCATCTCTGCCGTTGGATCGGCATCCGCTGCGACAACAAATCTTCCACCGTCCTTGAAATAAACCTCCCCAAATCCAGTCTCACTGGCATGCTCGATGAATTCGACTTCGCTTCGCTACCCAACCTCACCCGCCTCGACCTCAATTTAAACAACCTGCATGGTGTGATCCCATCCAACATCTCTGCTCTTTCCAAACTCACCTACTTGGATCTCAGCAGCAACAACTTCTCTGGACAAGTCCCACCAGGTATAGGAACCCTATCGGAGCTCCTCGAACTCCATCTCTTCAACAACATCCTCACAAGCCCCATCCCGCACCAGCTTCTCAGCCTCCAAAAGTTACGGCATCTCGACCTCGGATCAAACTACTTAGAGCCCCCAGATGCTTCGAAGGTTCCGAACATGCCTTCTCTGACACACCTTTTGCTCGACGACAACAAGATGGCGTCTGAATTCCCACCGTTCATTCTCAGTTGCAGGAATCTAACATTCCTTTCTCTTTCACGAAATCATCTAACGGGTAACATCCCCTCCGAGCTCGGCTTCTGTACTAACCTTGCCTTCTTAGATCTCTCTTTTAACAACCTCACGGGCATCTTACCTCCTTCTCTGTCCAATCTAACCAAGATATCCCAGCTCGGGATCTCAAGCAATAAGCTCTCAGGCGAGATTTCACCGTACTTAATCACCAATTGGACGGAGCTGGTCTCATTGCAGTTACAGATCAATGAACTAAATGGAAGGATCCCGCCTGAGATCGGCGGATTGTCTAAGCTCAAAATCCTTTACCTCTATCAGAATAAGCTTTCAGGTCCGATCCCGCATGAGGTGGGGAACTTAAAGAACTTGTTAAATTTAGACCTTTCCGAGAACACAATTACCGGTCAGATCCCACCAAATTTAGGAAACCTACAACAGCTCAATTCCTTGGTTCTCTTCTCCAACAATCTCAGAGGAAATTTCCCGCCTGAGATAGGAAACATCACTTCCCTACGAGTACTCGATCTTACCAACAATCAGTTGCAAGGCGAGCTGCCGAAAAACATCTCATTCCTCAAAAACCTTCAGCTCTTCTACATCCACGACAACAACTTCTCCGGCAGCATTCCGGAAGATTTCGGGCAGAACAGTGTCCTGGTCAATGTCAGCTTCGCCAACAACTTCTCCGGCAAATTGCCACCATCGATATGCAGGGGACTCTCCCTCGTGTATTTCACGGTGAATCGAAATAAATTTTCAGGCCCATTGCCAGATTGCTTACGAAATTGTTCGGATTTAGTCAGAGTGCGGTTGGAAAGGAACCGTTTTACAGGGGACATCTCAAAGGCATTTGGAGTCCATCCGAAACTGGTGTACATCGATCTCACCGGGAATCAGTTCACAGGCGAGCTTTCACCTGACTGGGGAGAATGTAGCGCGCTCACTAAGTTGCATATAGCAGAAAACAGAATTTCAGGCAGAATTCCAAGAGAGCTCAGGAACCTTAGTCAACTGCAAGATCTGAGCCTGTCCTCAAATCGCTTGACAGGAACCATCCCTCCAGAACTGGGTAACTTGAGTATGCTATTCAAGCTTAATTTGAGCAACAACCAGATATTAGGCAATATCCCTTCCAAGATTGCCGACTTATCTGAGCTCCGTGATCTCGATTTGTCAGCAAACATGATTACTGGCAGTATTCCTGAAAACCTTGGAAATTTCATTCGCTTAATTAATCTGAATTTAAGCCATAACCGATTATCAGGAGAGATACCGTTTCAGCTCGGCAATTTGGTTTCTTTGCAGTTACTTCTAGACCTCAGCAGCAATTTGCTATCTGGGGCGATCCCTCAGAGCTTGGGGAAGCTAACATCACTCGAAAAGCTGAATCTCTCTCGTAACAATCTCTGGGGCAGAATTCCATCGGCGTTGTCTGGGATGATTAGTCTACAATCTGTCGACTTGTCATATAACAAGTTAGCGGGTCCCATCCCAGCCACACAAGCATTCCAAAATGCTTCATCAGACGCATTCATTGGGAACTCGGGCTTATGCGGTAATGATGCCAAAGGACTGCCCCCTTGTTCTACTACTTCCACCGGCAGTCGGAAACAGAAGAATCAGAAGAAGATCATCATACTCGTCGCTGTCCCAGTTGCCGCCATTACATTACTAGCTACTGCCATCTTAGTACTCCTACTTCTAAATAGGAAACCAGTGCAATCAATGGCCGAGATCGAAAGCCCCAATGAAGAGACAACCCAAGTCTCGATTTGGGAAAGAGAAGGCCGATTCAATTTCAATGACATCGTAAAATCAACTAATCACTTCGACGAGCGTTACTGCATTGGGAGAGGTGGGTTCGGGAGTGTCTACAAAGCAGAGTTGCCAACGGGCCAGATCGTTGCGGTGAAACGGCTCCACATGTCGGACTCAGGCGACATCCCGGCCTATAACATGAGGAGCTTTGAGAATGAGATCCGAGCATTGACAGAAATCAGGCACCGGAACATTGTCAAACTGTACGGCTTCTGTTCGAGCAACGAGCGCATGTACTTGGTGTATGAGTATGTGGAGAAGGGTAGTTTGGGAAAAGTGCTATACGGAGAGGAAGGGAGTGGGAAGTTGGATTGGGTGACGAGGGTGAAAGTTATCCAAGGGCTGGCGAACGCTCTCTCCTACCTGCACCATGACTGCTCGCCTGCTATTGTGCACCGGGACATATCGGTAAATAACGTGTTGTTGGAGGCTGGATATGAGCCTCGGGTATCCGATTTCGGAACTGCGAGGCTGCTGCGCGCTGACTCGTCCAACTGGACTACTGCTGCCGGGTCTTATGGCTACATGGCCCCAG AGCTTGCTTACACTATGAAGGTTAGAGAGAAATGCGATGTATATAGTTTTGGTGTGGTAGCACTGGAGGTTTTGATGGGTGCACACCCAGGGGAGCTCATCACCTCCCTATCGTCATCATCAACATCGTCTAGTGGCCAAGCTGTGATATTGAAAGATGTACTGGATCAACGTCTCCCGCCCCCGACTGGCCAGTTGGCAGAGGAGGTGGTCTTCACAGTTAAGATGGCCCTTGCATGCACGAAGGCCGACCCTGAGTCACGGCCCGCAATGCGTCTCGTGGCGCAAGAGATGTCTGCTCGCACCCAGGCGTATCTATCTGAGCCCTTCCGCAACATTACCTTGAGCGAGCTGGCCAGCTTGCATAAGTAA